From Polynucleobacter difficilis, a single genomic window includes:
- a CDS encoding DUF3429 domain-containing protein: MATISALPPIVRILGYGGLIPFIVCAILVQVAPTPFDFVSAESLAAYGAVICSFLGAIHWGANFRHLGNVADSANLASTGDIGGSRWFERNAWIWGVIPSLVAWLALHVYIPVGLLMLAATLLVQRGIDQNTYQYYFSSKAALDEFMVMRTRLTVIATVCLAWAALVMLVTMT; the protein is encoded by the coding sequence ATGGCAACTATCAGCGCCCTACCGCCGATTGTTCGTATTTTGGGATACGGCGGTTTAATTCCATTCATTGTTTGCGCTATCTTGGTCCAAGTAGCGCCGACGCCCTTTGATTTTGTCAGCGCCGAATCCCTTGCTGCTTACGGCGCTGTCATCTGCTCTTTTTTGGGAGCCATCCATTGGGGCGCTAACTTTCGGCACCTGGGTAATGTTGCCGATAGCGCTAATTTAGCGAGCACTGGCGATATTGGTGGGTCGCGTTGGTTTGAGCGCAACGCCTGGATCTGGGGGGTTATTCCATCCTTGGTGGCTTGGCTCGCATTGCATGTTTATATTCCAGTAGGTTTGCTGATGTTAGCTGCCACGCTCCTAGTTCAGCGCGGCATTGATCAAAACACTTACCAGTATTACTTCAGCAGCAAAGCTGCGCTCGATGAATTCATGGTGATGCGCACACGTTTGACTGTGATCGCTACAGTCTGCCTGGCATGGGCCGCGCTGGTCATGCTGGTGACGATGACGTGA
- a CDS encoding replication-associated recombination protein A translates to MSNLFETKPPPPLAEALRPSSIAEVIGQSHLLAQGKPLQLAFASGKPHSMILWGPPGVGKTTLARLSAKAFDREFIAISAVLAGVKEIREAIEKAQQNNDQYGKQTILFVDEIHRFNKSQQDALLPHVESGLFTFIGATTENPSFEVNSALLSRAQVYVLKSLSAEELSVLIQRARAYAMPNVEFDSAAIDAIIANADGDARRLLNVLEQIRNAISIPGSTTTVVDQAFVENALTSNGRRFDKGGDQFYDQISALHKSVRGSNPDAALYWLCRMLDGGADPRYLSRRIIRMAWEDIGLADPRAIQLANDAAETYERLGSPEGELALGQAVVYLAVAAKSNASYVAYNKARAFAAADQSRGVPNHLRNAPTKLMQDLGHGTAYRYAHDEPYGYAAGESYLPEGMAEPHWYQPVERGLETQIAERMAFLRSLDEAEKK, encoded by the coding sequence ATGAGCAATCTGTTTGAAACCAAACCGCCGCCACCGCTGGCCGAGGCATTGCGCCCAAGCTCGATTGCTGAGGTGATCGGTCAGTCGCATTTGTTAGCGCAAGGTAAGCCCCTGCAACTGGCCTTTGCTTCAGGTAAACCGCATTCGATGATTTTGTGGGGGCCTCCAGGCGTTGGTAAAACAACCTTAGCGCGTCTTTCTGCAAAAGCCTTTGATCGAGAATTTATTGCCATCTCCGCTGTCCTTGCGGGCGTGAAAGAAATTCGGGAAGCCATTGAGAAAGCCCAGCAAAACAATGATCAGTACGGCAAGCAAACCATCCTATTTGTCGATGAAATTCATCGCTTTAATAAAAGCCAGCAAGATGCATTATTGCCACACGTCGAGTCCGGCCTGTTTACGTTTATCGGCGCCACCACAGAAAATCCGTCCTTTGAGGTCAATTCCGCCCTGCTTTCTCGGGCGCAAGTCTACGTACTTAAATCCTTAAGCGCAGAAGAGCTTAGTGTATTAATTCAGCGCGCTAGAGCCTATGCCATGCCGAACGTGGAATTTGACTCTGCCGCGATCGATGCCATCATCGCCAATGCCGATGGGGATGCGCGTCGCTTACTCAATGTACTGGAGCAAATCCGCAATGCTATTTCGATTCCGGGGTCTACTACCACGGTCGTGGATCAAGCCTTTGTTGAAAATGCATTAACGAGCAATGGCCGTCGGTTTGATAAAGGCGGAGATCAATTTTATGACCAAATATCGGCGCTGCACAAATCAGTGCGGGGCTCCAATCCAGATGCCGCCCTGTATTGGCTTTGCCGCATGCTCGATGGCGGCGCAGATCCGCGTTACCTTTCGCGCCGCATCATTCGCATGGCGTGGGAGGACATTGGTTTAGCCGACCCAAGGGCAATCCAGCTGGCAAACGATGCAGCAGAAACCTACGAGCGGCTCGGCTCACCCGAAGGCGAGCTCGCGCTGGGTCAAGCAGTCGTCTATTTAGCCGTTGCAGCCAAAAGCAATGCCAGCTATGTCGCCTATAACAAAGCACGTGCTTTTGCAGCTGCCGATCAAAGTCGGGGCGTTCCCAATCACTTACGCAATGCACCAACGAAGTTAATGCAAGATCTAGGGCATGGCACTGCGTATCGGTATGCGCACGATGAACCCTATGGCTATGCCGCAGGCGAAAGCTACTTGCCCGAAGGCATGGCTGAGCCCCATTGGTACCAACCGGTCGAGCGCGGCCTTGAAACGCAGATTGCAGAACGCATGGCTTTTTTACGCTCACTCGATGAAGCAGAGAAAAAATGA
- a CDS encoding 2-hydroxychromene-2-carboxylate isomerase, whose translation MKARFYFDIISPFAYFYVKLRHRLEPRLQIEPVPVLLGGLLRGAHNQGPGEIPTKRLYTYQACVWQAAKFGIPFRFPEHHPFITVAAQRLLVQERADWTMVERAFEFVWVLGKDPNLHWSDFCTHLHLDPTTPRPDSAQTKAGLIANTQEALDRGAFGVPTLALGERIFWGVDAIDWVVDYLNQPEMFDQAAYRAAASVPNGLPPTPA comes from the coding sequence ATGAAGGCGCGCTTTTACTTCGACATCATTTCTCCGTTTGCGTACTTTTATGTGAAATTACGCCATCGCCTTGAGCCGCGTTTGCAAATCGAGCCGGTACCGGTATTGCTTGGCGGTCTATTGCGCGGGGCGCACAATCAAGGCCCCGGTGAAATCCCCACAAAGCGCCTGTACACGTATCAAGCGTGTGTATGGCAAGCGGCAAAGTTCGGTATACCGTTTCGGTTTCCAGAGCACCATCCTTTTATTACCGTTGCAGCGCAGCGCCTTTTAGTTCAGGAACGGGCAGACTGGACCATGGTAGAGCGTGCATTTGAGTTTGTGTGGGTGCTAGGCAAGGATCCCAACCTGCACTGGTCTGATTTTTGTACGCACCTGCACTTAGATCCCACCACGCCCCGCCCGGATAGCGCCCAAACCAAAGCAGGTTTAATTGCCAACACCCAAGAGGCGCTCGATCGTGGTGCCTTTGGCGTACCCACCCTGGCGCTTGGAGAACGGATTTTTTGGGGTGTTGATGCCATCGATTGGGTCGTTGACTACCTCAATCAACCGGAGATGTTTGATCAAGCAGCCTATCGGGCTGCCGCATCTGTACCCAACGGACTACCACCCACACCGGCATAA
- a CDS encoding peptidylprolyl isomerase produces the protein MRNSSFCSYRAVITAIAGVFLFATGIAQAEPRVEFKTNQGGFVVDLDSAKAPKTVDNFLKYVQSGFYNGTIFHRVIDGFMIQGGGFTPDLNQKLTNPPVVSEAQNGLKNQIYTIAMARTSDPDSATAQFFINVRDNQGLDFPNAMGNGYTVFGKVISGTQTIDRIRKTPTMVAPAPKFGRMADVPSTPVVIESATVLK, from the coding sequence ATGCGCAACTCTTCTTTTTGCTCTTACCGTGCAGTGATCACCGCCATTGCTGGCGTCTTTTTGTTTGCCACTGGCATAGCCCAGGCAGAGCCACGCGTCGAGTTCAAAACCAATCAAGGTGGTTTTGTTGTGGATCTGGATTCAGCGAAGGCGCCCAAGACAGTCGATAACTTCCTGAAGTATGTTCAAAGCGGTTTTTACAATGGCACGATCTTTCATCGCGTGATCGATGGCTTCATGATTCAAGGTGGTGGCTTCACCCCCGATTTAAACCAAAAGCTAACCAATCCACCCGTTGTCTCCGAAGCGCAAAATGGACTCAAGAATCAAATCTATACGATTGCCATGGCCAGAACATCGGATCCCGATTCAGCGACAGCGCAATTCTTTATCAATGTGCGTGACAACCAAGGACTGGATTTCCCGAACGCCATGGGTAATGGCTATACCGTCTTTGGCAAAGTCATCTCTGGCACCCAAACCATTGACCGTATTCGTAAGACCCCAACCATGGTCGCGCCAGCGCCTAAATTTGGACGGATGGCGGATGTCCCTTCTACCCCCGTTGTGATTGAGTCTGCGACCGTCTTAAAGTAA
- a CDS encoding bifunctional chorismate-binding protein/class IV aminotransferase, translating into MILLDDVESGATMPSSRLYQEPLAHWAAFTAAEMDACFEAIQSALKAGQHVVCLVAYEYGQVIHRLPVHPASSSPAAPVIPLMQAWAFHQPKLLAKAEVDAWLEIQVAQLKDDARVSGVASCTESITQAQFEADVERIQEWIRCGDTYQINHTYRINGEIYGGPLALYARLRARQPGRFGAFIQEGDTTILSQSPELFVERDGDCLRAMPMKGTASAQTESPEQLASDPKNRAENIMIVDLLRNDLSRVALPGSVTVPTLFHVAQHGNVLQMTSTVEATAKPDLSLRTLLDAVFPCGSVTGAPKKRSMEIIQELESTPRGYYCGALGWLDPNGDFAFSVPIRTLTLEGNGDTLQTKFTLGIGAGITIDSNPKLEWQECQIKSAFITEMPTELGLFETIRVEDKKPLRLAAHLKRLQHSASALRIPFVAARVIEAAEQACLAIPSSLPHRLRVDLLSDGSVRAVTHALEPTANEVTIFWASQVLPDANQAIMQSSNLLLGHKVNQRTLYDLAWKNAVALGGFDAVFLNEAGFVTEGGRSSIFIQPKGSNQWLTPPLSAGVLPGVMRQSLLDDPQWNARQAMFTAADLAGADRILVCNALRGAVPAVLKVG; encoded by the coding sequence ATGATTCTGCTAGACGATGTCGAGAGCGGTGCGACCATGCCTAGCAGCCGCCTTTACCAAGAACCCCTCGCGCACTGGGCCGCATTTACTGCGGCTGAAATGGATGCCTGCTTTGAGGCGATCCAATCGGCATTAAAGGCAGGCCAGCATGTGGTTTGCCTCGTCGCGTATGAGTATGGGCAAGTCATTCATCGACTGCCCGTCCATCCTGCTTCATCCTCTCCTGCCGCTCCAGTCATTCCGCTCATGCAAGCATGGGCATTTCATCAGCCCAAATTACTCGCAAAAGCGGAGGTGGATGCCTGGCTGGAGATCCAGGTCGCTCAGTTAAAAGATGATGCGCGTGTCAGCGGCGTAGCATCTTGCACCGAATCAATTACGCAGGCGCAGTTCGAGGCGGATGTAGAACGGATTCAGGAATGGATACGCTGCGGCGATACCTATCAAATCAATCACACCTATCGCATCAATGGCGAAATCTACGGTGGCCCGCTCGCTTTATACGCACGCCTCAGAGCGCGGCAACCTGGCCGTTTCGGCGCTTTTATTCAAGAAGGCGACACGACCATTTTGTCGCAATCACCTGAACTGTTTGTGGAGCGGGATGGTGACTGCTTGCGTGCCATGCCCATGAAGGGCACGGCCAGTGCACAAACCGAGAGTCCAGAGCAATTGGCCAGCGATCCTAAAAATCGTGCTGAGAACATCATGATCGTTGATCTCTTGCGTAATGATCTCAGCCGGGTTGCCTTACCAGGTAGCGTCACCGTGCCCACCTTGTTTCATGTTGCGCAGCATGGCAATGTACTGCAAATGACATCGACGGTTGAGGCAACAGCAAAGCCAGATTTAAGTCTGCGCACCCTGCTCGACGCTGTCTTTCCCTGTGGCTCTGTCACTGGCGCCCCAAAAAAGCGCAGCATGGAAATTATTCAGGAATTAGAGAGCACACCACGCGGCTATTACTGCGGTGCCCTAGGCTGGCTTGACCCCAATGGCGATTTTGCATTTAGCGTGCCGATACGCACGCTCACCCTAGAAGGAAATGGCGACACCCTTCAAACCAAGTTCACCTTGGGTATTGGTGCTGGCATTACGATTGATTCCAATCCGAAACTGGAGTGGCAAGAGTGTCAAATTAAATCGGCATTTATTACCGAGATGCCCACTGAGCTTGGCTTGTTTGAAACGATTCGCGTCGAAGATAAAAAGCCGCTCCGCTTAGCAGCGCACCTGAAGCGATTGCAGCATTCAGCCTCTGCCTTACGTATTCCATTTGTAGCGGCGCGTGTGATTGAGGCAGCCGAGCAAGCCTGCCTCGCGATACCGAGCTCACTTCCCCATCGTCTTCGTGTCGACTTACTCTCCGATGGCTCGGTTAGAGCAGTAACCCATGCATTAGAGCCAACTGCAAATGAAGTGACTATTTTTTGGGCATCCCAGGTATTGCCCGATGCAAATCAAGCCATCATGCAATCGAGCAATCTGCTGTTAGGCCATAAAGTCAATCAACGAACCCTGTATGACCTAGCATGGAAAAATGCAGTGGCGCTGGGCGGTTTTGATGCGGTCTTTTTGAATGAGGCAGGCTTTGTTACCGAAGGGGGTCGTAGCTCGATTTTTATTCAACCCAAAGGGTCAAATCAATGGCTAACGCCACCACTATCGGCAGGGGTACTTCCTGGTGTCATGCGCCAAAGCCTTCTGGATGATCCGCAGTGGAATGCCCGCCAAGCCATGTTCACCGCAGCTGATTTAGCGGGCGCCGACCGCATCCTGGTTTGCAATGCCCTGCGCGGTGCGGTACCCGCCGTCCTGAAAGTCGGATAA
- a CDS encoding NUDIX hydrolase, with the protein MHYCSKCGSTVTLRIPADDTRERHVCNGCATVHYLNPRNVVGTIPVWGEQVLLCRRAIQPRHGFWTLPAGFMEIGESTTHGAARETLEEAGAHVEIGPLFSLINVPHVEQVHLFYLASLPTPEFSAGEESLEVALFYEHEIPWSELAFPTTKQTLQWFFADRSAGLLKAGTEIAVRSRDILPAESI; encoded by the coding sequence ATGCACTACTGCTCAAAATGCGGGTCTACAGTTACCTTACGCATCCCTGCAGACGATACGCGCGAGCGCCATGTATGTAATGGCTGCGCTACGGTGCACTACCTCAACCCGCGCAATGTAGTGGGCACCATTCCAGTTTGGGGTGAACAGGTATTGCTATGCCGCAGAGCGATCCAGCCACGCCATGGCTTTTGGACTTTGCCTGCTGGCTTTATGGAGATTGGTGAAAGCACTACGCATGGGGCTGCCCGAGAAACCTTAGAAGAGGCTGGAGCCCATGTGGAAATCGGCCCCTTGTTTTCTTTAATCAATGTGCCTCATGTTGAGCAGGTGCATTTGTTTTACCTCGCCAGCCTACCTACCCCGGAGTTTTCAGCGGGCGAGGAAAGCCTTGAGGTCGCGCTTTTTTATGAACACGAAATCCCCTGGTCGGAACTAGCCTTTCCGACTACCAAACAAACCCTGCAGTGGTTTTTTGCCGATCGCAGTGCAGGACTCCTTAAGGCAGGCACTGAGATTGCCGTTCGATCCCGCGATATCCTGCCCGCTGAATCCATTTAA
- the aat gene encoding leucyl/phenylalanyl-tRNA--protein transferase → MSQIAWLGPDDAFPDPAVMPDPDPEVVGLFAVSERIYRGQLETAYRMGLFPWYSDNQPVLWWSPDPRMVLEPKNFKVSDSLQKTMRQFYYDPTCHIEVDGDFGAIMRACALSPRKDQDGTWITHEIVDAYSQLFEQGLAHSIAVKQGDRLLGGLYCVSLGRMVFGESMFSRQRDSSKLALALLCAWCYDHEVPMIDCQQETTHLRSLGGGPIPRTQFLSLARDAISRKSIGSPWRFDKTALERWL, encoded by the coding sequence ATGAGTCAAATTGCATGGCTGGGGCCTGATGATGCATTTCCCGATCCAGCGGTCATGCCTGATCCAGACCCGGAAGTAGTGGGACTCTTTGCCGTCAGCGAACGCATCTACCGAGGACAACTTGAAACTGCGTATCGAATGGGCTTATTTCCCTGGTACTCGGATAATCAACCGGTTTTATGGTGGTCGCCAGACCCGCGGATGGTACTCGAGCCGAAAAATTTTAAGGTGAGCGACTCACTGCAAAAAACCATGCGGCAGTTTTATTACGATCCCACCTGCCATATTGAGGTCGATGGTGATTTTGGTGCGATTATGCGGGCCTGCGCCCTAAGCCCACGCAAAGACCAAGACGGCACCTGGATCACCCATGAAATTGTGGATGCATACAGTCAGCTATTTGAACAAGGCTTGGCCCACAGCATTGCCGTCAAGCAAGGCGATCGCCTGTTGGGCGGCCTGTACTGCGTTAGTTTAGGCCGCATGGTCTTTGGTGAATCGATGTTTAGCCGCCAACGGGATAGCTCCAAGCTTGCCTTGGCCTTACTTTGCGCTTGGTGCTACGATCATGAGGTGCCGATGATTGATTGCCAACAAGAAACTACCCACCTCCGGTCACTGGGGGGAGGTCCAATCCCGCGCACGCAATTTTTATCCCTGGCGCGCGATGCCATTAGTCGGAAGTCGATCGGTAGTCCATGGCGTTTTGATAAAACTGCATTGGAGCGTTGGCTATGA
- a CDS encoding arginyltransferase, giving the protein MSQINELPITALQFYATASYTCSYLPQQTARSQVATPSHLVHSDMYGDLVNAGFRRSGLFTYRPYCDHCKACIATRIPVEHFVPTRSQQRAHKQHANLETHVLHLSYTDEHYALYRLYQEQRHHDGDMNRDDQEQYTQFLLQSRVNSRLVEFRDGPENPEPGRLRMVSIIDIVEAGISSVYTFYDTTVSKASYGTYSILWQIEQVRQLKRPYLYLGYYIKESQKMAYKSKFKAIEGLIDNLWQPLHTR; this is encoded by the coding sequence ATGAGCCAAATCAATGAGCTGCCGATTACTGCGCTGCAGTTTTATGCAACCGCATCCTATACCTGCAGCTATCTTCCACAGCAAACCGCGCGCTCACAAGTGGCCACGCCATCCCACTTAGTACACAGTGATATGTACGGCGATCTAGTCAATGCAGGATTTCGGCGCAGCGGATTATTTACCTATCGCCCCTATTGCGATCACTGCAAAGCATGCATTGCGACGCGGATACCGGTTGAGCACTTTGTTCCAACTCGTAGCCAACAGCGCGCCCACAAGCAACATGCCAATTTAGAAACCCATGTACTGCACTTGAGCTATACCGACGAGCACTACGCGCTGTATCGCCTCTATCAAGAGCAGCGCCATCACGATGGCGATATGAACCGCGATGACCAAGAGCAATACACGCAGTTTTTACTGCAAAGCCGCGTGAACTCACGTTTAGTTGAATTTCGGGATGGGCCCGAGAACCCAGAGCCAGGACGCCTGCGCATGGTCAGCATCATTGATATTGTCGAAGCCGGTATTTCGTCGGTCTATACCTTTTACGACACCACAGTATCCAAGGCCAGTTATGGGACTTACAGCATTCTGTGGCAAATAGAGCAAGTCAGGCAGCTCAAGCGCCCCTATCTCTACCTGGGCTACTACATCAAAGAAAGTCAGAAGATGGCCTATAAATCCAAGTTCAAAGCCATCGAAGGTCTCATCGATAACCTCTGGCAGCCCTTGCATACGCGATAA
- a CDS encoding quinone-dependent dihydroorotate dehydrogenase: MSAYSLLRPGLFCLDPEQAHNLALGSMDRAHALGLLSHFVPKPVIDPQIFCGLPLGNRVGLAAGLDKDGKHIDALAALGFGFLEIGTVTPLPQPGNPKPRMFRLSQADAIINRMGFNNDGVDACVARVKASRYWQSGGVIGLNIGKNASTPIEAAADDYVIGLKKVYAVSSYITVNISSPNTKNLRALQGEDMLRSLLSSIQLARTALCDEHGVRKPLFLKIAPDLDPTDIRLIADLLLEFEIDAVIATNTTIERSAVAHLEHGAEAGGLSGAPVRTLSNSVIESLKQHLGSRIPIIGVGGILSGSDAQEKRAAGASVVQLYSGLIFKGPELVRECALALK; encoded by the coding sequence ATGTCCGCTTATTCCCTTTTACGTCCGGGGCTCTTTTGCCTCGATCCTGAACAAGCCCACAACCTTGCTTTGGGCAGTATGGACCGCGCGCATGCGCTTGGCTTACTTTCCCACTTCGTACCCAAGCCTGTTATCGATCCTCAAATATTCTGTGGTTTGCCATTAGGCAATCGGGTTGGTCTTGCTGCTGGGTTGGATAAAGACGGGAAACACATTGATGCCCTCGCCGCCTTGGGTTTTGGCTTTTTAGAAATCGGCACCGTAACGCCGTTGCCACAACCGGGCAATCCAAAGCCGCGCATGTTCCGTTTAAGCCAAGCCGATGCAATTATTAACCGCATGGGCTTTAATAATGATGGCGTAGACGCCTGCGTTGCTCGCGTTAAGGCCTCGCGCTACTGGCAATCCGGCGGAGTTATTGGCTTAAACATAGGCAAGAATGCCAGCACCCCAATCGAAGCTGCGGCCGATGATTATGTGATTGGATTAAAAAAGGTTTACGCCGTTTCGTCCTACATTACGGTGAACATTTCATCACCCAATACGAAGAATCTCCGCGCACTGCAAGGTGAAGACATGCTACGTTCCCTGCTGAGCAGCATTCAGCTGGCACGTACCGCTCTATGCGATGAGCATGGCGTTCGCAAACCCTTATTTCTTAAGATTGCGCCGGACCTCGACCCCACCGACATCCGTTTGATTGCCGACCTACTCCTTGAGTTTGAAATTGACGCCGTAATTGCAACCAACACCACGATTGAGCGAAGCGCAGTCGCCCATCTGGAGCATGGCGCCGAAGCTGGCGGACTTTCTGGCGCACCGGTTCGCACCCTATCCAATTCCGTTATAGAGTCGCTCAAGCAGCACCTCGGTAGCCGGATACCGATTATTGGCGTCGGCGGCATCCTTTCCGGGAGCGATGCCCAGGAAAAACGTGCCGCTGGAGCTAGCGTGGTGCAGCTGTATAGTGGCCTCATTTTTAAGGGCCCTGAACTGGTTCGGGAATGCGCCCTTGCCCTGAAATAG
- a CDS encoding IclR family transcriptional regulator, with protein MAKAPGEVGKTAIQVVERMMNLLDALAKHEDACSLKILAEQTALHPSTAHRILNDMVACRLVERGDGGTYRLGLRLLELGNLVKARLSVREAAQAPMRALHKITGETINLSVRQGDEIVYVDRAYSERSGMQVVRAIGGRAPLHLTSVGKLFLASDDSTKVRAYATRTGLAGHTRNSITDLRKLETELSKVNQLGHASDDEELELGVSCLAAGILDDTGKLVAGLSLSAPTDRIQADWLKALQDTAMQISKGMGFTAT; from the coding sequence ATGGCTAAAGCCCCTGGTGAGGTTGGAAAGACCGCCATCCAGGTGGTCGAGCGCATGATGAATTTGCTCGATGCCCTTGCCAAGCATGAGGATGCGTGCAGCCTCAAAATTTTGGCGGAGCAAACTGCGCTCCATCCCTCTACTGCGCACCGCATCTTAAATGATATGGTCGCCTGCAGACTGGTTGAGCGCGGCGATGGCGGCACCTATCGACTCGGCCTGCGACTCTTAGAGCTTGGGAATCTAGTTAAGGCACGGCTCTCGGTTCGGGAGGCGGCCCAAGCCCCCATGCGAGCACTCCATAAAATTACCGGGGAAACGATCAACCTTTCCGTCCGGCAAGGTGATGAGATTGTGTACGTCGATCGCGCCTACAGCGAACGCTCAGGTATGCAAGTGGTTCGTGCAATTGGTGGTCGCGCCCCACTGCATCTCACCTCCGTTGGCAAACTCTTTTTGGCAAGCGATGATTCGACTAAAGTCCGCGCCTACGCAACCCGGACCGGTTTAGCAGGGCACACCCGCAATAGCATTACCGACTTACGCAAGCTCGAAACGGAATTGTCTAAAGTGAATCAGTTGGGACATGCCAGCGACGATGAAGAATTAGAGTTGGGCGTCAGCTGCTTAGCGGCAGGCATTCTAGATGACACGGGCAAATTGGTGGCAGGCTTATCGCTCAGCGCCCCTACGGATCGCATTCAGGCCGACTGGTTAAAGGCACTCCAAGATACGGCCATGCAAATTTCAAAAGGGATGGGATTTACCGCAACATAA
- a CDS encoding serine hydrolase, with product MRLRSRLGIALWMTLFAVSYIPDAAIAQTSPSNQKQAPSKDKPKQNQSANKASAAKPGSTNKTSKTTKPAKAGNAGNTKKTKDVRVSVTRPANNASTGARPSFATAMGLRGQHDELSLKSSVAMVVNQDTNDVLFEKNTGVSLPIASITKLMAAMVVLDADLPLDESIQINAEDARSYGKSRLATGTSLTRREAMVLSLMSSENRAAYTLGRNYPGGVPAFVTAMNQKARDLGMSNSRFADPSGLSSENVASADDLVKMVSASYQYKAIREYSTWPDITMVINKRPQTFLNTNRLVRSGDMDIGLQKTGFISAAGKCLVMQANINGSPLLLVFLDSVGTQSRFADAVRVKDWYQQMDPSEIRPLRRLM from the coding sequence ATGCGATTACGAAGCCGGCTCGGAATAGCCTTATGGATGACCCTGTTTGCGGTCTCTTATATCCCCGACGCTGCAATTGCCCAAACCAGCCCGAGCAATCAAAAGCAAGCACCCTCTAAAGACAAGCCGAAACAAAACCAGTCGGCCAATAAAGCATCTGCTGCGAAACCAGGCAGCACAAATAAAACAAGCAAAACAACAAAACCCGCAAAGGCTGGGAACGCGGGTAACACCAAAAAAACCAAAGATGTACGGGTAAGCGTTACTCGGCCGGCAAACAATGCAAGTACTGGCGCAAGACCTTCGTTTGCTACGGCAATGGGCTTGCGGGGGCAGCATGATGAACTCAGCCTCAAATCCAGCGTGGCGATGGTCGTTAATCAAGATACCAATGATGTGTTATTTGAAAAAAATACGGGCGTTAGCCTACCGATTGCGTCCATTACCAAGTTGATGGCCGCAATGGTGGTACTCGATGCTGACTTGCCTTTGGATGAGTCAATACAGATTAATGCGGAGGATGCGCGCAGCTACGGAAAATCGCGGCTCGCTACCGGCACCTCACTTACCCGCCGTGAGGCGATGGTCTTGTCGCTAATGTCCTCTGAAAATCGTGCAGCCTATACTTTGGGCAGAAACTACCCCGGTGGCGTGCCTGCGTTTGTTACTGCCATGAATCAAAAAGCACGTGATCTTGGTATGTCAAACTCCCGCTTTGCTGATCCTAGCGGCTTATCCAGCGAGAACGTAGCCAGCGCAGATGACTTGGTAAAAATGGTGAGCGCCTCCTATCAGTACAAGGCGATTCGAGAGTATTCCACTTGGCCAGACATCACCATGGTGATTAACAAACGCCCACAAACTTTTTTAAATACCAATCGTCTGGTTCGCTCCGGCGATATGGACATTGGATTGCAGAAAACCGGTTTTATTAGTGCTGCTGGTAAATGCCTGGTGATGCAGGCCAATATCAATGGCTCACCCTTGCTGCTTGTCTTTTTAGATTCGGTGGGCACCCAATCCCGTTTTGCGGATGCGGTGCGCGTCAAAGACTGGTATCAGCAGATGGATCCCAGCGAGATCCGCCCACTGCGTCGCTTGATGTAA